The genomic stretch GTGACCGTGTTGTCGAGGCCGAGGGGGTTGCCGATGGCGATCGCCCACTCACCAGGCCTCACCTTGGCCGAATCGCCCAGGGGCGCCACCGGCAGCTTCTGGGCCACCACCCGGACCACGGCGATGTCCGTGAGGGGATCGGCGCCAAGCACCTTGCCGTTGAAGCTGCGCCCATCCGGCAGGGTCACCGACACCTCGGCGGTGCCCTCCACGACGTGAGCGTTGGTGAGGATCACCCCGTCGGAGCGGGTGATGAAGCCTGACCCCTGGCCCTGCTGCTGCTGGATCGAAGGCCCTCCGCCGAACAGGCCCCCGAGGGGATTGATCACCCGTTTGACCGTGTCGATGCGCACGACGGCCGGGCCGACCTTGTCAACCGCGTTGACGATGAAGTTGTTGCCCGGCTGAATCGGTGCGGCGGGTGGGGCGTCACTGACCCGGGGACCAGGGGCGATGGTGCCGCGATTGGGAAAACCCGGCATGTTCGGCAGGGAGATCGCGCACCCGCCCAGAAGCAGGCCACAGAGGCCGGCGGCGGCCAGGGCCCGCCGGCGGGGCGACGGAAGGCCAGGGGCACTGGGGGAGGTCATGGCTGGGGAGCGGAGCGGAGCCGCGAAGCGCTTCATTAAAGACCGTGCGGGTCATGGGAGCTGCCTATATTCGGCCACTTGCCGAGCGAGGGGTGGACG from Synechococcus sp. CBW1107 encodes the following:
- a CDS encoding trypsin-like peptidase domain-containing protein, whose protein sequence is MTSPSAPGLPSPRRRALAAAGLCGLLLGGCAISLPNMPGFPNRGTIAPGPRVSDAPPAAPIQPGNNFIVNAVDKVGPAVVRIDTVKRVINPLGGLFGGGPSIQQQQGQGSGFITRSDGVILTNAHVVEGTAEVSVTLPDGRSFNGKVLGADPLTDIAVVRVVAQKLPVAPLGDSAKVRPGEWAIAIGNPLGLDNTVTVGIISAIQRTNAIGEGQRVPYIQTDAAVNPGNSGGPLINDRGQVIGVNTAIRQAPGAGLSFAIPINLAKQIAAQILEKGRASHPYIGVRLQALTPQLAREINATSSECRLPEIDGVVVVEVLRDSPAAKAGLQPCDLIETVGDKKVKNPSEVQVAVDQGKVGQSLAISIKRGSSSRTVTLKPAELRSGE